A stretch of Crossiella cryophila DNA encodes these proteins:
- a CDS encoding MmcQ/YjbR family DNA-binding protein, with protein MPLPPQDPPDPLAALRALCLALPDTTERLSHGEPTWFIRGKKTFVTYANNHHDTRLAFWCAAPPGAQEALIAEDSERYFRPPYVGHRGWLGVYLDVPGLDWAEVAEIVEDAFRAVAPKTLLARLDDL; from the coding sequence GTGCCGCTGCCGCCGCAAGACCCGCCGGACCCGCTCGCCGCCCTGCGTGCGCTCTGCCTAGCCCTCCCCGACACCACCGAACGCCTCAGCCACGGCGAGCCCACCTGGTTCATCCGCGGCAAGAAAACCTTCGTCACCTACGCCAACAACCATCACGACACCCGCCTCGCCTTCTGGTGCGCGGCCCCGCCCGGCGCCCAGGAAGCCCTCATCGCCGAGGACTCCGAGCGCTACTTCCGGCCGCCCTACGTCGGGCACCGGGGCTGGCTTGGTGTCTACCTGGATGTCCCCGGACTCGACTGGGCCGAGGTCGCCGAAATCGTCGAGGACGCCTTCCGGGCGGTGGCTCCCAAGACCCTGCTCGCCCGCCTGGACGATCTCTGA
- a CDS encoding regulatory protein RecX, with product MAFGQRRSEQPQPQDPVAHARDICLRLLTARPRTKSELAQSLTRKGVDPAVAESVLARLDEVGLIDDAAFAEVWVRSRHAYQGMAKRALSVELRRKGVADEVAAEAVAAVDPAAEEERARELVRKRLRGGSLQSADEQTRIRRLVGMLARKGYSEGLAFRVVREELREANLDADLLDNPPD from the coding sequence GTGGCCTTCGGACAGCGCAGGTCGGAGCAGCCGCAACCGCAGGACCCAGTGGCGCACGCCAGGGACATCTGCCTGCGGCTGCTCACCGCCCGCCCCCGCACCAAGTCGGAACTGGCGCAGAGCCTGACCCGCAAGGGGGTGGACCCGGCGGTCGCCGAGAGCGTGCTGGCCCGCCTGGACGAGGTGGGCTTGATCGACGACGCCGCCTTCGCCGAGGTCTGGGTCCGATCCCGGCACGCCTACCAGGGCATGGCCAAGCGGGCGTTGAGCGTGGAGCTGCGCCGCAAGGGCGTCGCCGACGAGGTGGCGGCCGAAGCGGTGGCCGCCGTGGACCCCGCCGCCGAGGAGGAACGCGCCAGGGAACTGGTGCGCAAACGCCTCCGCGGCGGCAGCCTCCAGTCCGCCGACGAACAAACCCGCATCCGCCGCCTGGTCGGCATGCTGGCCCGCAAGGGCTACTCCGAGGGCCTGGCCTTCCGCGTGGTCCGCGAAGAACTCCGCGAAGCCAACCTGGACGCCGACCTCCTGGACAACCCCCCGGACTGA
- a CDS encoding MFS transporter → MSAPAPAVQRRVLGVLTATQVLGACGVAAGVAVSALAAAALSGSAAVGGLAATAPTLGSALFAVPAASLADRRGRRPALVLGYGLGALGAGLAVLALAVRSWPLLLGALILFGGGSMAGLAARYAATDLAAPQRRARALSVVVWASTAGVVVGPNLAGPAGAAAGGLGLPEAAGAYLVATLVFLAAALLAGLGLRPDPLVLARESAGGAGCPMHGGVLTVPARDRRAAAWRQLRGQARLALAGIVLCHAAMVGLMSMTPVHLDHGGHSLAVVGVVISLHAAAMYVASPLFGWLADRHGRVPVLGLGTALVVAAAGIAGTADSGDAPQLALALIVLGFGWSAGVVSGSALLTESVPLAERPNVQGLSDLLMNLGGAGGGVLAGVLVTAGSYPALGLLVGFAALPLLVICALRALRAA, encoded by the coding sequence GTGAGTGCACCCGCGCCCGCGGTGCAGCGCCGGGTGCTCGGGGTGCTCACGGCCACCCAGGTGCTCGGCGCCTGCGGGGTGGCCGCCGGGGTGGCGGTGAGCGCGCTGGCCGCGGCGGCGCTCTCCGGCAGCGCCGCGGTGGGCGGACTCGCCGCGACCGCGCCCACCCTCGGTTCGGCGCTGTTCGCGGTGCCAGCCGCGAGCCTGGCCGACCGGCGGGGCAGGCGGCCCGCGCTGGTGCTGGGCTACGGCCTCGGCGCGCTCGGCGCCGGACTCGCGGTGCTGGCGCTGGCCGTGCGCAGCTGGCCGCTGCTGCTCGGCGCGCTGATCCTCTTCGGCGGTGGCTCGATGGCCGGGCTGGCCGCCCGCTACGCCGCCACCGACCTGGCCGCCCCGCAGCGCAGGGCGCGGGCGCTGTCGGTGGTGGTGTGGGCCAGCACCGCCGGGGTGGTGGTCGGCCCCAACCTGGCCGGACCGGCCGGTGCGGCGGCGGGTGGGCTCGGCCTGCCCGAGGCGGCGGGCGCCTACCTGGTCGCGACGCTGGTGTTCCTGGCCGCGGCACTGCTCGCCGGACTGGGACTGCGTCCCGACCCGCTCGTGCTGGCCAGGGAATCCGCCGGTGGCGCGGGGTGCCCGATGCACGGCGGCGTGCTGACCGTGCCAGCCAGGGATCGCCGGGCCGCGGCCTGGCGGCAGTTGCGCGGGCAGGCCCGGCTGGCGCTGGCCGGGATCGTGCTCTGCCACGCCGCCATGGTCGGGCTGATGTCGATGACCCCGGTGCACCTGGACCACGGCGGCCACTCGCTGGCCGTGGTCGGCGTGGTGATCAGCCTGCACGCGGCCGCCATGTACGTGGCCAGTCCGCTCTTCGGCTGGCTGGCCGACCGGCACGGCCGGGTGCCCGTGCTCGGCCTGGGCACGGCGCTGGTGGTGGCCGCGGCCGGGATCGCGGGCACCGCGGACAGCGGGGACGCGCCGCAACTCGCCCTGGCACTGATCGTCCTGGGTTTCGGCTGGTCAGCGGGGGTGGTATCGGGTTCGGCACTGCTCACCGAGTCGGTGCCACTTGCCGAGCGGCCCAACGTCCAGGGCCTGTCCGACCTGCTGATGAACCTGGGTGGCGCTGGCGGCGGCGTGCTGGCCGGGGTGCTGGTGACCGCGGGGTCCTACCCGGCGCTGGGCCTGCTGGTGGGCTTCGCCGCGTTGCCGCTGCTGGTCATCTGCGCGCTGCGGGCGCTGCGGGCGGCCTAG
- a CDS encoding helix-turn-helix domain-containing protein: MFENLGVSASESAVYELLLRAGTSTAAELAMAGSERDPRRLTEVLGELEGRGLVRRVAGATARWCAVAPDLALELLIADRESEHRRARVETARLMEIYRQSGDGCPEDESIVEVVKGADAALSQWRALLLSAREEVRVLDKPPYLSHSEEFIGLESDSSKRDVSWRVVYERSSFELPGRLEEVLGLVAGGEKARVTPDLPFKLGLVDRRGAVLPVVGATGIDSVLVIRPSPLLDVLHSTFELYWDRSIPFTGAAAAEAAPEVDPQLLALLAAGLTDESIARQLGMAPRTAQRRVRQLMDRCGAQTRFQAGVQAIRHGWL, from the coding sequence GTGTTCGAGAACCTCGGCGTGAGCGCGAGCGAGTCGGCGGTCTACGAGTTGCTGCTGCGGGCGGGCACGAGTACCGCCGCCGAGCTGGCCATGGCCGGATCGGAACGCGATCCGCGCAGGTTGACCGAGGTGCTCGGCGAGCTGGAGGGGCGCGGGCTGGTGCGCAGGGTGGCCGGTGCGACGGCCCGCTGGTGCGCGGTCGCGCCCGATCTCGCGCTGGAGCTGCTCATCGCCGACCGGGAGAGCGAGCACCGCCGCGCCAGGGTCGAGACGGCCCGGCTGATGGAGATCTACCGGCAGTCCGGCGACGGTTGTCCGGAGGACGAGTCCATTGTCGAGGTGGTGAAGGGCGCGGACGCCGCGCTGTCCCAGTGGCGAGCCCTGTTGCTCAGTGCGCGGGAGGAGGTCCGGGTTTTGGACAAACCTCCTTACCTATCCCATTCCGAGGAGTTCATCGGACTGGAAAGCGACAGCAGCAAACGCGATGTCAGCTGGCGAGTGGTCTACGAAAGGTCCAGTTTCGAGCTGCCTGGGCGGCTGGAGGAGGTGCTCGGGCTGGTCGCCGGCGGGGAGAAGGCCAGGGTGACCCCGGACCTGCCGTTCAAGCTGGGCCTGGTGGACCGGCGGGGCGCGGTGCTGCCGGTGGTCGGCGCGACCGGCATCGACAGCGTGCTGGTGATCCGGCCGTCCCCGCTGCTGGACGTGCTGCACTCCACCTTCGAGCTGTACTGGGACCGGAGTATCCCGTTCACCGGCGCGGCCGCGGCCGAGGCGGCGCCCGAGGTGGACCCGCAGCTGCTCGCGCTGCTGGCCGCGGGCCTGACCGACGAGAGCATCGCGCGGCAGCTGGGCATGGCGCCGCGGACCGCGCAGCGGCGGGTGCGTCAGCTGATGGACCGCTGCGGCGCGCAGACCCGGTTCCAGGCCGGGGTGCAGGCCATCCGGCACGGCTGGCTCTGA
- the recA gene encoding recombinase RecA: MPPAAPDRDKALELALAQIDKQFGKGSVMRLGEEGRPPIEVIPTGSIALDVALGIGGLPRGRVVEIYGPESSGKTTVALHAVANAQKNGGIAAFIDAEHALDPDYAKALGVDTDALLVSQPDTGEQALEIADMLIRSGALDVLVIDSVAALVPRAEIEGEMGDSHVGLQARLMSQALRKITGALHNSGTTAIFINQLREKVGVMFGSPETTTGGKALKFYASVRLDVRRIETLKDSGDAVGNRTRVKVVKNKVAPPFKQAEFDIIYGTGISREGSLIDVGVEQGIVRKSGAWYTYEGDQLGQGKENARKFMRENPDVANEIEKRIKEKMGIGAKLDADDSAPAPAPVDF; encoded by the coding sequence ATGCCACCCGCAGCACCCGACAGAGACAAGGCCCTCGAACTGGCGCTGGCCCAGATCGACAAGCAGTTCGGCAAGGGCTCGGTGATGCGCCTCGGCGAGGAGGGGCGCCCGCCGATCGAGGTCATCCCGACCGGGTCCATCGCGCTGGACGTGGCCCTGGGCATCGGCGGCCTGCCGCGTGGCCGGGTCGTGGAGATCTACGGTCCGGAGTCCTCCGGTAAGACCACGGTCGCCCTGCACGCGGTGGCCAACGCGCAGAAGAACGGCGGCATCGCCGCCTTCATCGACGCCGAGCACGCGCTCGACCCCGACTACGCCAAGGCGCTCGGGGTGGACACCGACGCGCTGCTGGTCTCCCAGCCGGACACCGGTGAGCAGGCCCTGGAGATCGCGGACATGCTGATCCGCTCCGGCGCGCTGGACGTGCTGGTGATCGACTCGGTGGCCGCACTGGTGCCCCGCGCCGAGATCGAGGGCGAGATGGGCGACAGCCACGTGGGTCTGCAGGCCCGGCTGATGAGCCAGGCGCTGCGGAAGATCACCGGTGCCCTGCACAACTCCGGCACCACCGCGATCTTCATCAACCAGCTCCGGGAGAAGGTCGGCGTCATGTTCGGCAGCCCGGAGACCACCACCGGTGGCAAGGCGCTGAAGTTCTACGCCTCGGTGCGCCTGGACGTGCGCCGGATCGAGACGCTCAAGGACAGCGGCGACGCGGTCGGCAACCGGACCAGGGTCAAGGTGGTCAAGAACAAGGTCGCGCCGCCGTTCAAGCAGGCCGAGTTCGACATCATCTACGGCACCGGGATCAGCCGCGAGGGTTCGCTGATCGACGTCGGCGTCGAGCAGGGCATCGTCCGCAAGTCCGGTGCCTGGTACACCTACGAGGGCGATCAGCTGGGCCAGGGCAAGGAGAACGCCCGCAAGTTCATGCGGGAGAACCCGGACGTGGCCAACGAGATCGAGAAGCGGATCAAGGAGAAGATGGGCATCGGCGCCAAGCTGGACGCCGACGACAGCGCGCCCGCGCCTGCCCCGGTCGACTTCTGA
- a CDS encoding amidohydrolase family protein, whose product MDIVDVWAQQPTERFMAAPWLDTLLRWTGISRQTPTVEQNLAAMDEAGVSLALLAGWHGPTGSLISNDEVAAVVAAHPDRFRGVATVDLADPMGAVREIRRCVGQLGFAGVRVVPWLWNLPPNDRRYYPVYVACVELGVPFCTQIGHTGPLCPSEPGRPIPYLDEVLLDFPELTVIGGHVGYPWIHEVLSLATKYPNFYVDTSAYVLHRLPAELVDFLRGRGRDRVMFGTNWPMLSASRALARIDELGLDEQARQLFLGGNARRVFRLAAD is encoded by the coding sequence ATGGACATCGTCGACGTCTGGGCCCAGCAACCCACCGAGCGCTTCATGGCCGCGCCCTGGCTGGACACCCTGCTGCGCTGGACCGGCATCTCCCGGCAGACACCCACCGTCGAGCAGAACCTGGCCGCCATGGACGAGGCCGGGGTGTCGCTGGCGCTGCTCGCGGGCTGGCACGGCCCCACCGGTTCGCTGATCTCCAACGACGAGGTGGCCGCGGTGGTCGCCGCGCACCCGGACCGCTTCCGCGGTGTGGCAACGGTGGACCTGGCCGATCCGATGGGCGCGGTGCGCGAGATCCGGCGCTGTGTCGGCCAATTGGGCTTCGCCGGGGTGCGGGTGGTGCCGTGGTTGTGGAACCTGCCGCCGAATGACCGGCGCTACTACCCGGTCTACGTGGCCTGCGTGGAGCTGGGCGTGCCGTTCTGCACCCAGATCGGGCACACCGGGCCGCTGTGCCCGTCCGAACCGGGGCGGCCGATCCCGTACCTGGACGAGGTGCTGCTCGACTTCCCGGAGCTGACCGTGATCGGCGGGCACGTCGGCTACCCGTGGATCCACGAGGTGCTCTCGCTGGCCACCAAGTACCCCAACTTCTACGTGGACACCTCGGCCTACGTGCTGCACCGGCTGCCGGCGGAACTGGTGGACTTCCTGCGTGGGCGGGGCCGCGACCGGGTGATGTTCGGCACGAACTGGCCGATGCTCAGCGCGAGCCGGGCACTGGCCAGGATCGACGAGCTGGGGCTGGACGAGCAGGCGCGGCAACTGTTCCTGGGCGGCAACGCGCGCCGGGTGTTCCGGCTGGCGGCCGACTGA
- a CDS encoding APH(3') family aminoglycoside O-phosphotransferase, producing the protein MITELGARYGRDWAPVTVGESGARVWRTARHYLKIALTPPHPDPAAAPSAEAARCTWLAAQGFPAPEVVEHGDRDGFSWLVTTALPGRPISDPWPAHQADGVVDALAGLTRALHALPVADCPFDRTLAVTVPLAKAAAAADLIDLTHLAPEYAGWSTTDLLAELDRTHPATEDPVVCHGDLCTPNVLLDPDSLAVTGVLDLGRLGRADRHLDLALATRSLTRAGLDPARFLSRYGHPEPDPTLIRFHRLLDEFY; encoded by the coding sequence CTGATCACCGAACTCGGCGCCCGCTACGGCCGGGACTGGGCCCCGGTCACCGTTGGCGAGTCCGGCGCACGGGTCTGGCGGACCGCGCGGCACTACCTCAAGATCGCCCTCACCCCACCGCACCCCGACCCGGCCGCCGCCCCCAGCGCCGAGGCCGCCCGCTGCACCTGGCTGGCCGCCCAGGGTTTCCCCGCCCCGGAGGTGGTCGAACACGGCGACCGCGACGGCTTCTCCTGGCTGGTCACCACCGCCCTGCCCGGCCGCCCTATCAGCGATCCCTGGCCTGCCCACCAGGCTGACGGCGTCGTGGATGCCCTGGCCGGCCTGACCCGCGCCCTGCACGCCCTGCCGGTGGCCGACTGCCCGTTCGACCGCACCCTGGCCGTCACCGTGCCACTGGCCAAGGCCGCCGCCGCGGCGGACCTGATCGACCTGACCCACCTGGCCCCCGAATACGCGGGCTGGTCCACCACGGACCTGCTCGCCGAACTCGACCGCACCCACCCGGCCACCGAGGACCCCGTGGTGTGCCACGGCGACCTGTGCACCCCGAACGTCCTGCTGGACCCGGACTCCCTGGCCGTCACCGGCGTGCTGGACCTGGGCCGCCTCGGCCGCGCCGACCGCCACCTGGATCTGGCCCTGGCCACCAGGAGCCTGACCCGCGCCGGCCTGGACCCGGCCCGCTTCCTGTCCCGCTACGGCCACCCCGAACCGGACCCCACCCTGATCCGCTTCCACCGCCTGCTGGACGAGTTCTACTGA
- a CDS encoding DUF3046 domain-containing protein, whose protein sequence is MRNTVFRSLMAEEFGEVRAEMLARDHVFSALGGLTADQALDAGISPKQVWRAVCEDLDVPPERR, encoded by the coding sequence ATGAGAAACACGGTGTTCCGCAGTCTGATGGCCGAGGAGTTCGGCGAGGTCCGCGCGGAGATGCTGGCCAGGGACCACGTCTTCTCCGCACTCGGCGGGCTGACCGCGGACCAGGCCCTGGACGCGGGGATCTCGCCCAAGCAGGTCTGGCGCGCGGTGTGCGAGGACCTGGACGTGCCCCCGGAACGTCGCTGA
- a CDS encoding S8 family serine peptidase translates to MNRVFRTALAAASVPAALASSIMLLPLSAQAAPAGAQPAQPVTERPFERLIVGYKSSSLEASSDDAAASDTRGKAARVGKDLKLDRRLSTGAAVVDLGGKNTKDQAARTIEEFRADPKVAYVEPDLMMQPLAAPDDTDYAKQWDLFEATAGMNVPDAWASTTGTGVTVAVIDTGYVAHSDLAGNIVSGYDFVADSSRARDGNGRDNNPADEGDWVKRGECGTDLAGQPVPAKDTDSSWHGTHVAGTIAASTNNTKGIAGIAYNAKIQPIRVLAKCGGATSDIADAITWASGGTVSGVPANPTPAKVINMSLGGKSSCSSTYQNAINSAVGRGTTVVVAAGNSNDDVANYTPASCGNVVSVAASSREGNRTWYSNYGAKVDVAAPGGETRRATDTPGTITTPENGILSTLNAGATTPGAENYKPYQGTSMAAPHIAGLAALLLGKDKTLSPATVEQLIKDNARPLPGTCTGGCGAGLADAAKTVAAVGGTTPPPAGTFSNAEDVAIPDRGAAVTSSITVTGRTGNAPSALKVAVDIKHTYRGDLVVDLLAPDGTVYPLKASSSGDSAANVLATYTVNASTEVANGEWKLRVRDVAAYDTGKIDSWSLTF, encoded by the coding sequence GTGAACCGTGTGTTCCGCACGGCGCTGGCCGCAGCGTCCGTGCCCGCCGCCCTGGCCAGCAGCATCATGCTGCTGCCCCTGTCCGCCCAGGCCGCGCCCGCCGGGGCCCAGCCCGCCCAGCCGGTGACCGAGCGCCCGTTCGAGCGGCTGATCGTCGGCTACAAGTCCAGCTCGCTGGAGGCCTCCTCCGACGACGCCGCCGCCAGCGACACCCGTGGCAAGGCCGCCAGGGTCGGCAAGGACCTGAAGCTGGACCGCCGCCTGTCCACCGGCGCCGCGGTGGTCGACCTCGGTGGCAAGAACACCAAGGACCAGGCCGCCCGCACCATCGAGGAGTTCCGGGCCGACCCCAAGGTCGCCTACGTCGAACCCGACCTGATGATGCAGCCGCTGGCCGCGCCGGATGACACCGACTACGCCAAGCAGTGGGACCTGTTCGAGGCCACCGCGGGCATGAACGTGCCGGACGCCTGGGCCAGCACCACCGGCACCGGGGTGACCGTCGCGGTGATCGACACCGGCTACGTCGCGCACTCCGATCTGGCGGGCAACATCGTCTCCGGCTACGACTTCGTCGCCGACTCCAGCCGTGCCCGTGACGGCAACGGCCGCGACAACAACCCGGCCGACGAGGGCGACTGGGTCAAGCGCGGCGAGTGCGGCACCGACCTGGCCGGGCAGCCGGTGCCTGCCAAGGACACCGACTCCAGCTGGCACGGCACGCACGTGGCGGGCACCATCGCCGCCTCGACCAACAACACCAAGGGCATCGCGGGCATCGCCTACAACGCCAAGATCCAGCCGATCCGGGTGCTGGCCAAGTGCGGCGGCGCGACCTCCGACATCGCCGACGCGATCACCTGGGCCTCCGGCGGCACCGTCTCCGGCGTCCCGGCCAACCCCACCCCGGCCAAGGTCATCAACATGAGCCTCGGCGGCAAGTCCAGCTGCTCCAGCACCTACCAGAACGCGATCAACTCGGCGGTCGGTCGCGGCACCACGGTGGTCGTGGCCGCCGGCAACAGCAACGACGACGTGGCCAACTACACCCCGGCCAGCTGCGGCAACGTGGTCTCGGTGGCCGCGAGCAGCCGTGAGGGCAACCGGACCTGGTACTCCAACTACGGCGCCAAGGTCGACGTGGCCGCCCCGGGTGGCGAGACCCGCAGGGCCACCGACACCCCCGGCACCATCACCACCCCGGAGAACGGCATCCTGTCCACGCTGAACGCGGGCGCGACCACCCCGGGCGCGGAGAACTACAAGCCGTACCAGGGCACCAGCATGGCCGCCCCGCACATCGCGGGCCTGGCCGCGCTGCTGCTGGGCAAGGACAAGACGCTGAGCCCGGCCACGGTCGAGCAGCTGATCAAGGACAACGCCCGCCCGCTGCCCGGCACCTGCACCGGCGGTTGTGGCGCTGGTCTGGCCGACGCCGCCAAGACGGTGGCCGCGGTCGGCGGCACCACCCCGCCGCCCGCCGGGACCTTCAGCAACGCCGAGGACGTCGCGATCCCCGACCGCGGCGCCGCGGTGACCTCCTCGATCACCGTCACCGGCCGCACCGGCAACGCGCCCAGCGCGCTGAAGGTCGCGGTGGACATCAAGCACACCTACCGCGGCGACCTGGTGGTCGACCTGCTCGCCCCCGACGGCACCGTGTACCCGCTCAAGGCGTCCTCCTCGGGCGACTCGGCGGCGAACGTGCTGGCCACCTACACCGTCAACGCCTCGACTGAGGTCGCCAACGGCGAGTGGAAGCTGCGGGTGCGGGATGTCGCGGCCTACGACACCGGCAAGATCGACTCGTGGAGCCTGACCTTCTGA
- a CDS encoding TetR/AcrR family transcriptional regulator encodes MVQNLARRAALVDAAIEVLAREGARGLTFRAVDVAAGVPKGTASNYFANRDDLLHQVGGQVHLRLAPDPEMLVDTMRAPRSRELVDTLMHQLLDRMNRDPAGYLALQELRLEATRRPELRAAMTETMQANFDSYVQFHVDSGLPGGAKTVALLYLAMTGLVVEHLTLPEAMRPFAAADLVSALVARIVPVE; translated from the coding sequence GTGGTTCAGAACCTGGCTCGGCGGGCGGCGTTGGTGGATGCGGCGATCGAGGTGCTGGCCCGGGAGGGCGCCAGGGGGTTGACGTTCCGGGCGGTGGATGTGGCGGCGGGGGTGCCCAAGGGGACCGCGTCGAACTACTTCGCCAATCGGGATGATCTGCTGCACCAGGTTGGTGGGCAGGTGCATCTTCGGCTGGCGCCGGATCCGGAGATGTTGGTCGACACCATGCGGGCACCACGTTCGCGGGAGCTGGTCGACACGTTGATGCACCAGCTGCTGGACCGGATGAACCGGGATCCGGCCGGGTACCTGGCGTTGCAGGAACTGCGGTTGGAGGCGACGCGGCGGCCGGAGTTGCGGGCGGCGATGACCGAGACGATGCAGGCCAACTTCGACTCCTACGTGCAGTTCCATGTGGACAGTGGGCTGCCGGGTGGGGCCAAGACGGTGGCGTTGCTGTACCTGGCGATGACCGGGCTGGTGGTCGAGCACCTGACGCTGCCCGAGGCGATGCGGCCGTTCGCGGCCGCCGACCTGGTCTCGGCGCTGGTGGCGCGGATCGTGCCGGTGGAGTGA
- a CDS encoding sigma-70 family RNA polymerase sigma factor, whose amino-acid sequence MFTPVRPETQDSELDGVVSAAIAGDRYAMSWLLGYLRPIVVRYCRTRIGRQERSYASADDVAQEVCLAVLTALPTYRSQGRPFLAFVYGIAGHKVADAYRHAARNFSEPVPEVPDTVVTEGGPEQLALYRELSAEMGKLLDVLPPKQREILVLRVVVGLSAEETASTVGSTPGAVRVAQHRAISRLRTLLTRQRRSST is encoded by the coding sequence ATCTTCACCCCGGTCCGCCCGGAAACCCAGGACAGCGAACTGGACGGGGTGGTGTCGGCGGCCATCGCGGGTGACCGGTACGCGATGTCCTGGCTGCTGGGCTACCTCCGGCCCATCGTGGTCCGCTACTGCCGCACCCGGATCGGCCGCCAGGAGCGCTCCTACGCCTCGGCCGACGACGTGGCGCAGGAGGTCTGCCTCGCGGTGCTGACCGCGTTGCCGACCTACCGCTCCCAGGGCCGTCCGTTCCTGGCCTTCGTCTACGGGATCGCCGGGCACAAGGTCGCCGACGCCTACCGGCACGCGGCGCGCAACTTCTCCGAACCGGTGCCGGAGGTGCCGGACACCGTGGTCACCGAGGGCGGGCCGGAGCAGCTGGCGCTCTACCGGGAGCTGTCCGCGGAGATGGGCAAGCTGCTGGACGTGCTGCCGCCCAAGCAGCGGGAGATCCTGGTGCTGCGGGTGGTCGTGGGGCTCTCCGCGGAGGAGACCGCCAGCACGGTCGGGTCCACTCCCGGCGCGGTGCGGGTGGCCCAGCACCGGGCGATCAGCAGGCTGCGCACCCTGCTGACCAGGCAGCGGCGCTCCTCGACCTAG
- a CDS encoding acyl-CoA dehydrogenase family protein — protein sequence MERQLYEAEHEALRATVREFLTRSVLPHHEQWERDGIVAREVWEEAGKLGLLGIDMPVEHGGGGESDYRFYAVQDEEIVRAGATGLGFGLHNDIVGPYLRELTTPEQRQRWLPDFCAGKLITAIAMSEPGAGSDLQGIRTHARRDGSDWVLSGSKIFITNGILSDLVIVVARTDPDATGSKGLSLLAVERGMPGFERGRNLDKIGQKAQDTAELFFDEVRVPAANLIGEQNRGFYHLMRFLPQERLSMAVGSAAAVRAMLDLTERYVRERKAFGRSIGAFQNTRFELAEMETQYWVTQTFVDRCVLDLVAGKLTAEDAAMAKLWATDIDRKVADRCLQLHGGYGYMREYPISKYFLDGRVQAIYGGTNEIMKEIIGRSLRLDGDG from the coding sequence ATGGAGCGTCAGCTGTACGAGGCCGAGCACGAGGCGTTGCGGGCGACGGTGCGGGAGTTCCTCACCAGGTCAGTGCTGCCCCACCACGAGCAGTGGGAACGGGACGGCATCGTCGCGCGCGAGGTCTGGGAGGAGGCGGGCAAGCTCGGGCTGCTCGGCATCGACATGCCGGTGGAGCACGGCGGCGGTGGCGAGTCCGACTACCGCTTCTACGCGGTGCAGGACGAGGAGATAGTCCGGGCCGGGGCCACCGGACTGGGCTTCGGGCTGCACAACGACATCGTCGGGCCGTACCTGCGCGAGCTGACCACCCCTGAACAGCGGCAACGCTGGCTGCCGGACTTCTGCGCGGGCAAGCTGATCACCGCGATCGCCATGAGCGAGCCCGGCGCCGGCTCTGACCTGCAGGGCATCCGCACCCACGCGCGCCGGGACGGCTCGGACTGGGTGCTGTCCGGGTCCAAGATCTTCATCACCAACGGCATCCTGTCCGACCTGGTCATCGTGGTCGCCCGCACCGATCCGGACGCCACCGGCAGCAAGGGCCTGAGCCTGCTCGCGGTGGAACGCGGCATGCCGGGGTTCGAGCGCGGCCGGAACCTGGACAAGATCGGGCAGAAGGCCCAGGACACCGCCGAGTTGTTCTTCGACGAGGTGCGGGTGCCCGCGGCCAACCTGATCGGCGAGCAGAACCGCGGCTTCTACCACCTGATGCGCTTCCTGCCGCAGGAACGGCTGTCCATGGCGGTCGGCTCGGCCGCGGCGGTGCGCGCGATGCTGGACCTGACCGAGCGGTACGTGCGTGAGCGCAAGGCGTTCGGCCGCTCCATCGGCGCGTTCCAGAACACCCGGTTCGAGCTGGCCGAGATGGAGACGCAGTACTGGGTCACCCAGACCTTCGTGGACCGGTGCGTGCTCGACCTGGTCGCCGGGAAGCTCACCGCGGAGGACGCGGCCATGGCCAAGCTGTGGGCCACCGACATCGACCGCAAGGTGGCCGACCGCTGCCTGCAGCTGCACGGCGGCTACGGCTACATGCGCGAGTACCCGATCTCCAAGTACTTCCTGGACGGGCGGGTGCAGGCGATCTACGGCGGCACCAACGAGATCATGAAGGAGATCATCGGCCGGTCGCTCCGGCTGGACGGCGACGGGTGA
- a CDS encoding PPOX class F420-dependent oxidoreductase: MDLAEARRIVREQPRAVLATTRADGNPQMSPVLAGVAEDGAILISSRTTAFKVKNLRRDPRSWLCVLPDAFFGRWIQIEGTATVLELPEAMPGLEDYYRRVTGEHPDWAEYRAAMESERRVLIRVELTRAGPDRSG, translated from the coding sequence ATGGATCTCGCCGAGGCACGCCGCATCGTCCGGGAACAACCACGCGCGGTGCTGGCCACCACCCGCGCCGACGGCAACCCGCAGATGTCGCCGGTGCTGGCCGGGGTGGCCGAGGACGGCGCGATCCTGATCAGCAGTCGCACCACCGCGTTCAAGGTGAAGAACCTGCGCCGCGATCCGCGGAGCTGGCTGTGCGTGCTGCCGGATGCCTTCTTCGGCCGGTGGATCCAGATCGAGGGCACGGCCACCGTCCTGGAGTTGCCCGAGGCCATGCCCGGCCTGGAGGACTACTACCGCCGCGTCACCGGCGAGCACCCGGACTGGGCGGAGTACCGGGCCGCGATGGAGTCCGAGCGCCGGGTGCTCATCCGCGTCGAGCTGACCAGGGCCGGCCCGGACCGCAGTGGCTGA